Part of the Aptenodytes patagonicus chromosome 2, bAptPat1.pri.cur, whole genome shotgun sequence genome, AGATCAATACAGATGAAGCTGGAGCGTGGACTGGAACACAACTGCTTGGAGAATGGCCTCACTTGCACTCGTGCAGAAACTATCAGCAATGCTTTTGTTTCAGGTGTTGGATGATGCGCCCTAAACTAGTTTAGAAGCATTTACATTTCCAGGTGTTTCTCCATTGCATGTTTTAACAGCAGGAAGTCAAACACCGTTTGTTGAAGACCAGTTGCCCACCTCCTCAGGCTAGTACTGAGGCTTTCTCAGTACTCCCACAGAGAACCTCAGTTCTCACACAGGTTACGTCAGAGTAAGCAGAACATTGGACTCTCCTCAGCTGAACAAGCACTAAGTAACCTTCAATCTGGAAAAAAGGTTCCTCAGTGCATCATACAAACATAGGGATTGACTTTTGGTAAAAATGACGGGCATCTGagggaaacaaagagaaacaggTACACAAACACATCCAAAACCATTCCGGTGAGAACTGGGCCTCTCTATGCTTGGAAATACTTGACATATGAACAGCGTTCACTGCAAGTGATAGGACAGCGAGTCTGTAAATATTAAATGAGAGGGGTGGTTCGGTGCCTGGTTTGCCCCATAGCTGAGCATCCACTTTGCATACAGGTTGGCAAGAACAGTAAAGCCAGTTGGCACCTACGCTTGATTCACCATGCAACCTTTCAGCAAACTCCTAAGTAGTTTAGATTTCAGGCCGTTTTAAAGTGATCTCTTTCAATTCAGGTGTCAGGTGCCAACATTTTGACAACTCCATAGTTCATCCACCTATAAAATGGTTTTAATTATCAATTCAGAGTGTGACTTAAATGAAAACTTAATTGATTATGTAAAGCACTTAAGACTTCTGCAAATGAGTAAGAGACATATGTGAGGTGTTGGCTATTGCATGCAAGTGAGGTAGAAAGATGTTAGGAAGCAACATAATTTTTCTCACCTTTCTTTCAGATTTCACAGTGATAATGGAACTCCCAAATCTTGATAGTTCCTGTAAAACAACATCACTTGTCAAAATCCTGTTAGTTTTTTTAAAGTGGGACTTTCTCGTTTCTCTCAGTAGTTTGTTTTCTGGTTACTTACCTCAGGAGAAATTAGGACATACTgtgcctgaagaagaaaaaaaagagaaaataaaaagtcagtggAGAGAACCACACTAGGAACGTAGAAGACCAGTGCAATAACCTGGCTCCTAAAcagcaaagtaattaaaaaatgaacaggAGGAGCCAAATCACACAGATTCAGAAAGGTAAGTAaccttctgttttctgaaaccaAGTCAGAATGCACCAGGTATTTGCACTGGATGTAATTAATTAGCTGTCATTATGACCTCATGTCCTGATTTCACCTTTATGTTTTCTTACCCAGTCCTCAGGACAGGGAGACATCCATGATTTGCAGTGGCCTGTCACATTCCCTGAGGACGTCTGCTTTCCGTTGTAAATGTAAACACGGCCAGCTGCCCCACCAAACAGTATTGTGGTGATACCGTTAGTTCGCAGTGGGGATGCCACAATCATTTCATCTGCAAATATTACAAGGATGACACGACACATCACAAGTGAAATAATGCTAAACCAAAACACGAGAGAGTTGGCATTTACGTACCTCTAGATGCTACAATTCCTACTAATGATGACAGataaaatgtttcaatttctGACCAAGTTGCTTGGGATTTTACAGATGCCTCCCCACAAGGCACGATGAGTACTTGTACAACTCAATTGAGGAAGCAGACTGTATTTAGCACTCGTATGAATATGTAGGTGACCGGTCTTCCCATTGgcaaaagtaaaacatttcacCTCTGATCTAGATTCATCAAGCTTTACCTAGTCCATCATTATCCAGGTCACTTAAGTATACATCTCCTCCAAAGCGAGAAAACCTCCTGTCCCCACTGAATGTGCTGAGCAAAGAAGGCTTGGTGCTGCCTGTCAGATCGTATACCAGAGCCAGTCCAGCTTGGTGCAGCACTGAGGATATAAATGAAAACCTAGACAggctatctggaaaaaaaagtagtaacagAAGTTGAGCATCAGACATAGGAACTTAGGTTTAGTACTTGCAATACACTGACAGCAGATAATACTGGCATTACATAACGTGgacaaaattaatataatttatgaATAAGATCAAACTTTATATGGCATTAACACTAATTAGCATAGAAACAATCTCTTAGCAATACTAGCAGGGGAAAAATGCATTCAAGTTAGAGTTCTAGATTTTGACTTTCCTAATTCCTTACTACCTACTGCCAAAGTGAGGACAAAACACTGTGTTGCTTTAATTCCAAGAAATAAATACGCAGTCTACTAGCAAATCACTGCTACATAAATAATGCAAGGTAATAATGCTGCTAAACTaattttaaggaaggaaaaaacccattGAAGTTGAGGCATAGTGCAGAGAACTCTACAGAGAACGCACTTGTAGGTGATTACAGTgattacttctatttttttttttaattacatggcAATTAAAAGCTCCCTTTTCTAACTTATAATTTTGTATCTATCCTCCGGCCATATAGAAACAAACATCCCAAAGCAGAAACCATTTCCAATTTTCAGAAGGACATACCTGCAGTAGGTGCACCCACCACTAAAACTGTCCTTGTGATCCCAGCCACAGACATCACACCACTGGCCAGAGACAAACCCATTCTGCCCATCTCCtgttagatttttaaaagacCTATGTCATTTCTACAGAACGTcactttatttcaaattattcatAAGGTCCCATGCTATAGAAGGAGCCCTACCTTGTCTCCAGTTACTGCAAACCAGCGCTTTGTGCTTGGTGGGTTATACCCATACACCTTCCCAACACTCTGTCTGACATCCGATGAGAAGGGATTGCAGCTTGAATTacaatgcaaaatatatttgtatgtaaGAACATATTTTTGTACATTCAGCTAGGATTGCTCCTCTTAAAATATCTTCCCCTTTTCGTTTGGAATAACAGTGGCTGCCAAGTTCTAGAAATCTATTTTAGTAATTCCCATGCTTGTTCTAACTAGTTACAAGACATTTAGGGCAGAGACTTGGTCTGTCTATCCGCTTTGTTATCACCCAATACATTTTTgtgttcagtttgcttttaaaaatgctatcTCAAAGTAAGTGCCATCTATAGGATTATTTTAGGCATGCTTACCTGTTAGCATTTTtgtgccccctctcccccctcccgaagaaaaacccaacaaattctTAAGTGTCTCTAAATAACAAAGACCCTCTCTATAAAGGGTCTAAAGACACACACCGCCTTCATAAGGAaggatgaaaacataaaaatacgaattttataaaaatattctaaGCAGGACAAAGAGGAAACTTCCTGAAAAGCTGGCAGTCTAATCTATTACAAATCTTAACCATTGTAGAAGTAGGGCAGAATGGAAAAGAGAGCAAGCACACCCAGCACAATTCTTCCATGTAGGGCTACCAATCAGCAGCAATGTTATGTTCTCCAGCTGGCAGCTGTCAAGTGAAAAGCCAAACCAAGCAtagttttcttcccctttcaccATCCAGTTGGCATCCTCTACTGACAGAAGTCCTGACAGACcagaaaaatatgaattaaatcCTGGTGTACCCTGGCACAGAAAAATCTGTTAGCAATCCTCCACTGATTCATCCTATGACAAGTTTCTATAAGCAAAGTTGCACCGTCCATGATATGGCACCAGTTATCGCTAACTTCGCTTGCTCAGTCTGCAACTGTACTGGCTGGTGAAAGCCTTTATTCAACACAGTCTGCTTCTAAATCCTTGCAATAGCCTACACAAAGTACATGAAAGCTATCAGTCAGGCCTGCCTTAAATTAGTGACTCCTTCTTAGGGACAGGACAACTTTGAAACTGTTTATCAGAACTTGTAATTCTTCACAGGTTGTGGGCGGGAGAGCTTCAAATAATTCTGGCTTTAATTCATATAATTcattctgtgttttggttttgcaaaaaTGTCAGTCAGCAGTGTTTTGAAACCCATTTTCCTTGTGGTTTCTAATTTTACATGAAGCTACATAAGCTACAAAAATTAAGCGTTATTGGAAATCTCAATTACATGATTCTGACGAAGCTCGAATACCTGCGTATCCTGCCCACCCCCTGTTAACTTTATTTAGCTCCGTATGTGGCCTTTCCTCCCTCATTCACAACAATCCTCATCACCTGTACTCATTACCTGTATTCACTTGTAGCATTCCTCTTTAGCCACATGAAGGAGCACACAGAATGATAAAAATTCATCTTTTGAGGTACATTTGCAAATTTCCAAGGAAGACCAGTGAGTCTGCCCTGGTATCACCAATACACGGTTGAATCCATtgctttagcaaggctttcaacaccgTCTCCCACAATGTTCTTGTACCCAAGCTTGGACGTTGCAGTTTGGATGGGTGGACAACCAGATGGGAAAAACCTGGTTGAGATGATCACGCTCACAGGGCAGCGGTTAGTGGGTTATACCCTGAATGCCTGTGATAAGTGGAGTGCCTTCAAGGGTCTATCTTTAGACTCATCCTGTTAAACACTTTTATAAATGATCTGCAGAAGGCAACAACATGCCCTTTCATGAATTTGGCAGATGACAGGAGCCTGGGGGGGTGCTATCACTTGAGGGCAGTGCTACCATTCAGAGGGAcccagacaggctggaggaacaggctgacaggaacctcacaAAATCCAGTGaggacaaatgcaaagccctgcccCTGGGAAAGGAGATGCCCTTGCAGcgatacaggctggggacagactggctggggagcagccatgTGGAAAAGGTCCTGGAGATCCTGGTGGGCAGAGAGCTGAGTGTGAGGCTCTGACAGCAGAGACAGCCAACAGCATCCTAGGCTATATAAGCAGGAGCACAGCAGAGAGATTGAGAGAAGTGATTAttgcccctttcctcctccctagACCACACCTATAATACATTGTTCAGCTTTGGACCCCACGAAACAGGAAAGATGTTGATAAACTGGAGCAAATTTAGTAGAGGGCCCCCAAGACAGTtgagggctggagcacttgcgCTGTGAGCAGAGACTGAGGGACCAGGACTtactcagcctggagaagagaaggtttcaagtggacctaacagcagcctgccagtacctcactacaagaaggacattgaggtgctggagcgtgtccagagaagggcaacgaggctggtgaggggtctggagaacaagtctgatgaggagcagctgagggaactggggttgtttagcctggagaaaaggaggctgaggggagacctcatcgctccctacaactacctgaaaggaggttgtagcgaggtgggtgttggtctcttctctcaagtaacaagcgataggatgagaggagatggcctcaggttgcgccaggggaggtttagattggacgtgaggaaaaatgtctgtactgaaagagtggttaaacattggaccaggctgcccagggaagtggtggagtccccatccctggaggtatttaaaagacgtgtagatgaggcgcttagcgacgtggtttagtgggcatgggggtgttgggttgacggttggactcgatgatcttagaggtcttttccaaccttaatgattctatgattctatgattctacctatGAGGAGGTTAACAAGGAgatagagccaggctcttcccagtgtACTggggtacttaatgccttctgtGCCTCTGACTTCACTATGCATGGAGGTGGGAGGACAACAGACAATGAGCATaagctgaaacaagagaggttcataCTGGCTGTAacaagacatttttttccctatgaGGACAGCCAAGAAGATGAACAGCTGCCCAGAGTGACCGTGCAATCTCTATCATTGAATGTTTTTAAGACCTgcctggataaagccctgagcgaTCTGGTCTGACTTCATAGCTGTCCCCTTATTAAGTAGGAGGCTAGGCTAGACACCTCCCGAGATCCCTTTGAACCTAAATTATCCCATGGTTAATTAGGAACAAATGAATAGTCACATAAAATATGGGAGGATTCATTTACTCAATAAATATTACCTTGGTCACTCCTGTTGAAATAAGAGTAAAATGCAACCACAAatcctctctgctgcccaccaCCAGGTGCATATGGAGAGCCCACAACCAGATCAGCATTTCCATCCCCATCAACATCAGCTGCCAGGAGGGACCAACCAAGATTACAGTAGGAATACTGCAATAAACAGTTAGTTTAAGCCTGAAATGGAACTGAAACCACCAATTCTGTAACAAAATAGAGCAATTTACTTCTAAAAAGCTAACTTTGTCTGCTTCTGATCAAATTACCCTCCCACTCCCCGacttcaattttgttttctttggggtttttttgagggctACACATCTTTCTGTTCACGCTGCTGTCTCCCCCACACTGGAGTACAAATGTCTTTCCCACATACAACCAACCCAGGCAAGGACCTGCTTGCACCATCCCCATCAGTCTAAATTTCCTTGCAATTAGGAATTTGATTTTAACGTTCTTGTTTTAAGCCCACAAGCCCCTTTCCCCTTTATCTCACCTCCTGCTTGTGTAGCCCTGTGTTAGCCTGATCAATATACCTGACAAGTTATGGTAGTGTTTGGTTGAGATGCCAAGCCTCTTCCCTCAGTGCCAAAATAGACATACACAGCACCctaaacagcaggaaaagcaaatacaGCATGAGAGCATCTGCATGTCAGCACCAAGTATGAAATCCAAGACAAAGCACAGGGCGTGAAACAGTTCTGCAAGGGCTATTAATACAACTGCATTCTTCCTATCGGAGCCTTCTCGTAATACTGTCTTTTCCACCCCAAACCTAAGAATACCCATGCTGTAATGGGTACTGCTATAACCAGGCAACAAACTAGAGAAGTACAGAGAAGTACATTTTCATCATACCGTGGGTAAGGAGCAAGGACAGTACAGTGTATATTACATTCATTATACACACATTCAGGGGGCTCAGattttgttaattattatttaatgcAATGGCACACAGTGCCAGGCACAACAGATGCATGCAATTTTCCAAGCTAGTGGGCCtacataaaagcatttaaattccTATTTAGGCACCTAAGTTAGTATCTGAAATTCTGAAAAGTTTTAAGCTTAATGGATGTGATTTAAACCGAAACATTTTGCCTCTCAGTTCACGTGGGCCAAAAATACTCAGGGACCATTACATGAGCTTATCTGGTAGGCTGCAAATCATTAAGCCCATGTAACTTGATTATTTTAGCAAGTGTGTCTGTGTTCATATCACATTTTAGATATCATCTGTTGGCCTGTTACAGCAGATGACAAGGCTCACTGACCCTTGAGGACCGTTCCAGACTCTCTATTCCTAAATAAAAAGGGTACACTTGTATTTCATTAATGGCTCCTTACATTTCTAGCACATCAGTGGTGCAAAGTTGCAATCTGATTTGGATTTCTAATGTGCACGAAGGCCACCGAAAGAGAAATAGAGATAGCTGTCATTGCTCTAGTCAAAGTACCCACAAAGGTTATAAACCTCTGTGTTTAAATGACAATGTCACCTTAGGCAAcagaaattctctctctctcatttcacTGTTCAAAAAAATATGTTATcaacaaaaatgttctgtttggagggaaaaaaacccaacaaacccatgTGTGTGGCTTACTTTGTAAGTAAGAAACTGGGATCCCACAGAAGGTGCTCCAATTGCCAGATCTGGCACTCCATCGTCATTGAAGTCCAGGACTGCCAAGGCAGAACCAAATCTTCCTGAAGGCTAAAAGAAGAGGGATTGCTCTCATGAAAATAACAGACATTTTCAAGACAAAACCATCAAAACCTAATGCACATTTGCAATCGCAGCACAGGGAAGAACTGGAAACAGAGATGACAAAAATCTATCCCGACAATTCTTAAGATTTTCTTAGTGTCACTGTTCTCCCAAGTAATAACTGTCATACTAGTACACTAACTCGGAGTCAACTGTTCTGTCTGAGGATGTGGAGGTGTTAAAATGTAAGATAACTGAACATAATATGGCGCTGTTTTGCTAGTTCCTCTTCTGAGCTTAGTGCACCATTGATGTTAAGCTTATGATCTTTCCTGTTAACAGCATTATAGCTGTGAACCACTGAAACACTCTGTCAGAAGACAGCAGCTGTTACTCCACGGTTTATAACCACAGAAACAGATTAAAAGGAAATGTATCTCATCTCTTTCTATTCTCTTCTTTATTCACAAAGATATTTTCCACAGAGGATCATCTTTATTACTCAAAAAGATCATTTGATCCTGCTTCTCAGTTACAAGCCAGTCACCATCATGTCAAattgtagttttctttttttttaaaataacgtGTACTCTTAGTAAAGACAAACAATGGTTTTGTGAGAAGTTATCAATTAACGAAAAAATGTAACTTCAAAGGAATTGAAACTTATATTGAATTAACAATTTTAgatgaaaaaggaagggaaaaatcacagtattttcttaaatgcaGGGACCCGAATGCACTATACTGTGACTTAGAGAGACACTACCTCAGTCTTATTCAAGGGCAAATTACGTTCTAATACACACTTATCTGGCACAGTAATAAAAGTGAACCTACAGATCACCATTGCTTTAATTGTTCCTGTGACTTAAGTAATggttatttttcttgaaaagcaTATGACACCCTTTTTTACCAGGAGGGGCTTTTCAGGAATAATCCTCATCCATATTAATGATACTGTTGTTCAGTCAAAATTTACCACATTTTCAGGCAAAAATAATTAAGTGACAAATATCTGACTTGACCCCTCACCTGATGACCCTGTAGTACTTGGTCAGCTTTCCCATCTAGATCCATGTCCTCTGGTGGCAAACCTGACTGATTGCCATAGACCACATACACCCGTCCTATCTGAACACAGCCCAGTGTGCTGTACCCTGGTGCTCCAACCACCAGATCTTCATATCCGTCCCGGTTTAGGTCAGCTGAGATCATTGCCCTGTACAGCAAGGGAGTCAACAAAAGCATAGCATTAGCTTCCAGGCTACCAAAACGTTAGCAGAAAATGAATACTTTTACTTCTTTCAGGTAAACCAAGACCTGTTTTTCCCCatctatttttgtaaaaaaatctacacagcatttttcatattatataattgattttttttttctttaattaaataaaaacagagccTTGAAGATTCATCTTCCATTAATGCAGCTGAGATCTGTAGGAACTGCTTTTTACTTACTGACGCAAGGCACCTGAGAGCAATCAGAGCAAGGAGCATGAAAAAGGGCTGCTTGCATATGACACAATACAAAAGATGAAATTAAGTATCTTTTTAACTGAACCTCTGATTTAATCAATGGACTTAACAGTAGATAAGCAAAGGGATCACAGTTCTCAGTAACATGTTGGAGTTTAGAGAGGGAACGTGAAGAGAAAATAACTAACTACTGTTCATTTGGCTGATGTGAAGTAAACTCAAGAATTAAATCTTCCATTTTTGAGtcagaagaaataaagcaagatGAGGACCAATGCAGATTTACTTCATTACTCTTCCATGTTGCAGGTAAAGCTAGAATATCTCTGGCAAGGAGATAGAATATGCCTCTTTCTGTGTCCTGAATCTATCTTTGAACTCCCTACTAGTGTTGTAGTATTTCCAAGAACACTCACTAGGCACCATCAGTGAGCAATTCGGAACAGACAATTAATTCTGCGCAAACATCAACCAATAACCACAAAAGGGTAACAATGTTCCTATACTGTTCAGAACTAGAGCCGATGTTGGTTCTAATTTTGGTTCCTTCCATTCTGAGCTTGATCACACACAAGAGCATTGAGCTCCTTCACTAAGGAGAGAATGTAAAAAAATGACAAGACAGCCCTTCCAAAGAAAGAGGTTATCTGACTAGAATTCACATCTGAATGGAAATTTTGCTCTTGATACAGTTTTATCCAGTACCAACACAAAGAGGCTTATGCTAACATCTGAAAGAAAGGTCTTATGGGTTAACTTGTTGTTCTGGCCAGTCAATATAAGCCATTCAGCCAGATTTGTACCACTAATTGATTTGGACTGTCACCTTTAAAGAATATCCAAagaataaacataaatattttggtgGGTACTCAAAATTTTCAGAAACTAAGAGGGAGGTGGGAAGTAAAAAATTACCAACCACCCAAGTCTAGCATAGGGTGAAGTCAGAAAATACGAAGCTGCTGGCTTGGAGATATACTTGGAAGATTTTTGCTGTGTAGCTGCTAACGCTCTCCAGACATTGGTTGAAAAAGCACGGTTTATCAAGTGGAGggaattctgaaataaaaataataaagagacACAAGAATGGTTAAAACACAGGCTGAAACTCTAGAACATTGTGGAGCACCTCAAAACCAAGTCACCAACAGTGGAAATCACCACATTGATCTAAGTGGACTCTGACTCAGGTCATAAGCACCATTttagaaagagacaaaaatctGTATGCTCTAAATGGAGCACTGCTAATTGTTCACTGCTATGCTTTGTTGGGACTTCTTAACCCCAAAAAGTGATCGTATGATTCTGTAAAATGTAAATACTAAAGTGTAAGTACTAAAGatatattttgtcatttttggcACTGCAAGATGTGTCCTAAGTTCACTATACTATAAGCAAAGTGTAAAAATTGAATATTTACgatgtacatataaatatatagattaACAATAGCTGCTG contains:
- the GPLD1 gene encoding phosphatidylinositol-glycan-specific phospholipase D, with product MAGLKIWSVLLVILYHFCQRCIPSGISTHVEIAHRALEFFIKHEGNVNYRQLLLNHQDAFQAGSIYPDAFYPSICKSGIFHDVSEDTHWSPFLSTSIHYIRRNYPQPWDEATEKLVAFLFGIASHMVADVSWHSLGIDQGFLKAMGEIDFRGSYSEAHNVGDFGGDVLSQFELDFSYLASKWYVPVKDLAAIYKEFYGREIITESTITDCTYLLFLELHGERLAVAKLFPTYASKSPFLVEKFHEYFLGGVDDMAFWTNNIFELTSHMLENGTSGCFLPENPLFINCTREHKDSYIRNKQSKNERHKNRTSLLTKTLEKNINYTERGVHFNIQSWATNSLHLINRAFSTNVWRALAATQQKSSKYISKPAASYFLTSPYARLGWAMISADLNRDGYEDLVVGAPGYSTLGCVQIGRVYVVYGNQSGLPPEDMDLDGKADQVLQGHQPSGRFGSALAVLDFNDDGVPDLAIGAPSVGSQFLTYKGAVYVYFGTEGRGLASQPNTTITCQYSYCNLGWSLLAADVDGDGNADLVVGSPYAPGGGQQRGFVVAFYSYFNRSDQGLLSVEDANWMVKGEENYAWFGFSLDSCQLENITLLLIGSPTWKNCAGCNPFSSDVRQSVGKVYGYNPPSTKRWFAVTGDKEMGRMGLSLASGVMSVAGITRTVLVVGAPTADSLSRFSFISSVLHQAGLALVYDLTGSTKPSLLSTFSGDRRFSRFGGDVYLSDLDNDGLDEMIVASPLRTNGITTILFGGAAGRVYIYNGKQTSSGNVTGHCKSWMSPCPEDWAQYVLISPEELSRFGSSIITVKSERKKEVVVAAERSSAKARLGGRLFVYSL